One region of Streptomyces davaonensis JCM 4913 genomic DNA includes:
- a CDS encoding IS4 family transposase, translating to MPRAGQLKSSGERLSDRVAVGVLTQAFPQSLVDEVLAETGRVQRRNRLLPARLVVYFVLAMCLFSGQSYEEVARLLTTGLQGARRWRASWVVPSTAAIWKARSRLGVAPMRQLFARVCRPVATPGTQGAFYRDWRLTAIDGTTFDLPDTKANVEAFGRPPRSGRGEQDVGYPQLRMVGLVECGTHAVFDVALAALRTGEQTLARTVLRSLRQGMLLLADRGFYGVDLWREAAATGADLLWRVRKDLVLPVVEQLPDGSYLTEIFDRSDIHHTRRGVPVRAVEYTIAGHEGVYRLITTILDPDKAPAAELAALYAQRWEFESTLDEIKTHLGGSHLVLRSQHPDGAEQELYGFLLVHHAIRHLMHQAARQVDQDPDRISFTRSLRVVRRQVTDQAAFSPRPARPRHQGHPR from the coding sequence GTGCCAAGAGCGGGTCAACTGAAGTCATCTGGTGAGCGGTTGTCGGATCGGGTCGCGGTCGGGGTGCTGACGCAGGCGTTTCCTCAGTCGCTGGTGGATGAGGTGCTGGCGGAGACGGGCCGCGTGCAGCGGCGGAACCGGCTGTTGCCAGCCCGGCTGGTGGTCTACTTCGTGCTGGCGATGTGCCTGTTCTCCGGGCAGAGCTATGAGGAGGTCGCCCGGCTGCTGACCACGGGTTTGCAGGGTGCGCGGCGTTGGCGTGCATCGTGGGTGGTGCCGAGTACGGCGGCGATCTGGAAAGCCAGGTCCCGGCTGGGGGTGGCGCCGATGCGGCAGTTGTTCGCGCGGGTGTGCCGTCCGGTTGCGACACCGGGCACTCAGGGCGCCTTCTACCGCGACTGGCGGCTGACCGCGATCGACGGCACCACATTTGACCTGCCCGACACGAAGGCGAACGTGGAGGCGTTCGGCCGTCCGCCCCGCTCCGGGCGCGGTGAACAGGACGTCGGCTACCCGCAGTTGCGCATGGTCGGCCTGGTGGAGTGCGGCACCCACGCCGTCTTCGACGTCGCGCTCGCAGCTCTTCGCACCGGAGAGCAGACCCTGGCCCGGACGGTCCTGAGATCCCTGCGGCAGGGCATGCTGCTGCTGGCCGACCGCGGCTTTTACGGCGTGGACCTGTGGCGCGAGGCAGCGGCGACCGGGGCGGACCTGCTGTGGCGGGTACGCAAAGACCTCGTGCTGCCGGTGGTCGAGCAGTTGCCGGACGGCTCGTATCTCACCGAGATCTTCGACCGCAGCGACATCCACCACACCCGTCGCGGGGTGCCGGTACGCGCGGTGGAATACACCATTGCCGGACATGAGGGCGTCTACCGGCTCATCACCACGATCCTCGACCCGGACAAGGCCCCGGCCGCCGAACTGGCCGCCCTCTACGCCCAGCGATGGGAGTTCGAGTCCACCCTCGACGAGATCAAGACCCACCTCGGCGGGTCGCACCTGGTACTGCGTTCGCAGCATCCTGACGGAGCTGAGCAGGAACTTTACGGCTTCCTGCTTGTCCACCACGCCATCCGGCACCTGATGCACCAGGCTGCACGACAAGTCGACCAGGACCCCGACCGGATCTCCTTCACCCGCTCACTGCGCGTCGTG
- a CDS encoding NF041680 family putative transposase — translation MSLVPDAVWREAFAEASRFRGEFYECLTARRDELFELTDAVLCADGAVKSPVDLTLLPEHRRGHGAMYGGLNHGRLDVDRLRAVLAGLPLPRFDGGRLVLAVDVSPWLRSDAPCSADRLFCHVYGRAKTASQFIPGWPYSFVAVLEPGATSWTALLDAVRLGPVDDATAVTATQLRGVVERLITCGQWQPGDPDIVIVSDAGYDVTRLAWVLRDLPVELVGRVRSDRVMRLPKPLRQPGTNGRPPKHGPEFRFAKPETWPEPAVTTVTDTANYGKAETQAWDRVHPRLTHRSSWLDHDGELPLVEGTLMRLKVEHLSKDRDAPPVWLWSSKTGATFDDVDRFWQAFLRRFDLEHTFRFAKQTLGWTTPKLRTPEAADRWTWILIVAHTQLRLARPLAADLRRPWEKPTTSDRLTPARVRRGFRNIRAHLACPARVPKPRGVGPGRPPGAKNKHRAPRYDVGKTVKRPETLKAIGKPGRSW, via the coding sequence GTGAGTCTGGTGCCTGATGCTGTCTGGAGGGAAGCGTTCGCGGAAGCGTCACGCTTCCGGGGCGAGTTCTACGAGTGTCTGACCGCCCGGCGTGACGAGTTGTTCGAACTCACCGACGCGGTGCTGTGTGCGGACGGTGCGGTGAAGTCCCCGGTGGATCTGACGCTGTTGCCCGAGCATCGTCGTGGGCACGGTGCAATGTACGGCGGCCTGAACCACGGCCGGCTCGACGTCGATCGGCTGCGGGCGGTGCTGGCCGGGCTGCCGCTGCCGCGTTTCGACGGCGGGCGCCTGGTCCTGGCGGTCGACGTGTCACCGTGGCTCCGCTCGGACGCGCCGTGCTCGGCCGACCGGCTGTTCTGTCACGTCTACGGGCGCGCGAAGACGGCGTCGCAGTTCATCCCGGGCTGGCCCTATTCCTTCGTCGCCGTGCTGGAGCCGGGTGCCACGTCCTGGACCGCGCTCCTGGACGCGGTGCGGCTCGGCCCGGTGGACGACGCGACCGCGGTCACCGCCACCCAGCTCCGTGGTGTCGTCGAACGGCTCATCACCTGCGGTCAGTGGCAGCCCGGGGACCCGGACATCGTGATCGTGAGCGATGCCGGCTACGACGTCACCCGCCTGGCCTGGGTCCTGCGCGACCTGCCGGTCGAGCTGGTCGGCCGGGTCCGCTCCGACCGTGTGATGCGGCTGCCGAAGCCGCTCCGCCAGCCGGGGACGAACGGCCGTCCGCCCAAGCACGGCCCGGAATTCCGCTTCGCCAAGCCGGAGACCTGGCCCGAGCCCGCGGTCACCACGGTCACAGACACGGCCAACTACGGCAAGGCCGAGACCCAGGCCTGGGACCGGGTCCACCCCCGGCTCACCCACCGCTCCTCATGGCTCGACCACGACGGCGAACTCCCCTTGGTCGAGGGGACGTTGATGCGGCTGAAGGTCGAGCATCTGTCGAAGGACCGGGATGCTCCGCCGGTGTGGTTGTGGTCCTCCAAGACCGGCGCCACCTTTGATGACGTGGACCGATTCTGGCAGGCATTTCTCCGCCGCTTCGACCTGGAGCACACCTTCCGCTTCGCGAAGCAGACCCTCGGATGGACCACCCCGAAACTCCGCACGCCCGAGGCAGCGGACCGCTGGACCTGGATTTTGATCGTTGCTCACACCCAGCTCCGGCTCGCCCGCCCGCTCGCCGCGGACCTCCGCCGACCCTGGGAGAAGCCCACCACATCCGACCGGCTCACGCCGGCCCGGGTCCGCCGGGGGTTCAGGAACATCCGCGCTCACCTCGCATGCCCGGCCCGTGTTCCCAAACCCCGAGGCGTCGGCCCCGGACGGCCACCCGGCGCCAAGAACAAACACCGGGCACCCCGCTACGACGTCGGCAAGACCGTCAAACGCCCCGAGACCCTCAAGGCCATCGGCAAGCCCGGAAGATCTTGGTAG
- a CDS encoding integrase core domain-containing protein, translating into MGSGSAGAWAGSARVTTPSLKSFWQGLKRETMHQRLFSTVRQARVEIFQWLIYYNSRRRHSALNYLSPAEFEQQYRRGRKLTLAA; encoded by the coding sequence ATGGGTTCGGGATCCGCAGGAGCATGGGCCGGGTCGGCTCGAGTTACAACGCCCTCGCTGAAATCGTTCTGGCAGGGACTCAAGAGAGAGACGATGCACCAGAGGCTGTTCTCGACAGTACGCCAGGCGAGGGTGGAGATCTTCCAGTGGCTCATCTACTACAACTCCCGCAGGCGCCACAGCGCCCTCAACTACCTCTCGCCAGCCGAGTTCGAACAACAGTACAGGCGAGGACGTAAACTCACACTCGCAGCATGA
- a CDS encoding NosD domain-containing protein, with product MATVYDVTTFNGSVSPHTDIGKVINEIIADIKANQTTQNTRPGAVIYIPPGHYDLLTRVVIDISFLTIKGSGHGFLSRAIHDDTADTSGWIEVQPGSSHIRVQHTDGNNEAFLVQRSGAPGTVGRLNGVVFQDFCIDGVASTKPYVEGNRKIGISVQSDNDSFRFEGMGFVYLTQAMVVKGSDACSFTNNFVAECGTSISLTGASQVAKITNNYLISAWAGYSVFAENAEGILVSGNTILWACNITLVNSNRCTISANKLLSNFPSMIALTNGSSENLISGNHFRRVHGDGTSTRFDDLYGLVRINGDDNAVTANQFSFFVPAANISPSGADPTIVLVAGGTRNYLATNNIRANLGVKVVLDASSTKTKIIYSAESSQLQAYTNDYSLVATP from the coding sequence GTGGCCACTGTCTACGACGTCACCACCTTCAACGGCAGCGTCTCCCCGCACACCGACATCGGCAAGGTGATCAACGAGATCATCGCCGACATCAAGGCGAACCAGACCACCCAGAACACCAGACCTGGTGCCGTCATTTACATTCCGCCGGGCCACTACGACCTGCTCACCCGAGTGGTCATCGACATCAGCTTCCTGACCATCAAAGGTTCCGGGCACGGCTTCCTGTCCCGGGCCATCCACGACGACACCGCCGACACCAGCGGCTGGATCGAGGTGCAGCCCGGCTCCAGCCACATCCGGGTCCAGCACACCGACGGCAACAACGAGGCGTTCCTGGTCCAGCGTTCGGGGGCGCCCGGCACGGTCGGCCGGCTCAACGGCGTGGTCTTCCAGGACTTCTGCATCGACGGTGTGGCGTCCACCAAGCCGTATGTGGAGGGCAACCGCAAGATCGGCATCTCGGTGCAGTCGGACAATGACTCGTTCCGCTTCGAGGGGATGGGCTTCGTCTACCTCACCCAGGCCATGGTGGTCAAAGGCTCGGACGCGTGCAGCTTCACCAACAACTTCGTCGCCGAGTGCGGCACTTCGATCTCGCTCACCGGCGCCTCGCAGGTCGCGAAGATCACCAACAACTACCTGATCAGCGCCTGGGCGGGCTACTCCGTCTTCGCGGAGAACGCCGAGGGCATCCTTGTTTCCGGCAACACGATCCTGTGGGCCTGCAACATCACCCTCGTCAACTCCAACCGCTGCACCATCTCCGCGAACAAGCTGCTGAGCAACTTCCCCAGCATGATCGCCCTGACGAACGGCAGTTCGGAGAACCTGATCTCAGGCAACCACTTCCGCCGCGTGCATGGCGACGGCACCAGCACCCGCTTCGACGATCTCTACGGCCTGGTCCGCATCAACGGCGACGACAACGCCGTCACTGCCAACCAGTTCTCCTTCTTCGTCCCTGCCGCCAACATCTCCCCGTCCGGAGCCGACCCGACGATCGTTTTGGTCGCCGGCGGCACCCGGAACTACCTGGCCACCAACAACATCAGGGCCAACCTCGGCGTCAAGGTCGTCCTCGACGCCTCGTCCACCAAGACTAAGATCATCTACAGCGCCGAGAGCTCCCAGCTGCAGGCATACACCAACGACTACTCGCTCGTGGCCACACCCTGA
- a CDS encoding carbohydrate ABC transporter permease: MSTDTELKKPLAPPTALGAPPHGPRHRGRGRIVVAAVAYLITFVILFPLLWIVLLSFQTNDNILNHPFSLSDLTLANYQQALETLNLLVMYKNTLILAVVSVTIGLIISYMAAFALTRMVFRGGGRRTQNTLRYYFLAGLAIPVYILLFPVYRLDIAFGLFGTYFALILPYVAVTVPFNILLLTGFLRDFPEEIEQAAVVDGAGTWRMAWKVAFPLMRPVVATLAILNVIYVWNEFPFAVTLINDPNLTTVSLGVSQFQGVYSVDYGAMMASATLVLLPQLAIYAAFQKQVIAGMTAGAVR; encoded by the coding sequence TTGAGCACCGACACCGAGCTCAAGAAGCCACTCGCGCCTCCGACGGCACTCGGCGCGCCCCCGCACGGACCGCGACACCGCGGTCGCGGCCGGATCGTCGTCGCGGCGGTCGCCTACCTGATCACCTTCGTGATCCTGTTCCCGCTGCTGTGGATCGTGCTGCTGTCGTTCCAGACCAACGACAACATCCTGAACCACCCGTTCTCGCTGTCGGACCTCACCCTGGCCAACTACCAGCAGGCCCTGGAGACCCTCAACCTGCTGGTGATGTACAAGAACACGCTGATCCTGGCCGTCGTCTCGGTCACGATCGGGCTGATCATCTCCTACATGGCCGCTTTCGCGCTCACCCGCATGGTCTTCCGCGGCGGCGGGCGCCGCACGCAGAACACCCTGCGCTACTACTTCCTCGCCGGCCTGGCCATCCCCGTCTACATCCTGCTGTTCCCGGTGTACCGGCTCGACATCGCCTTCGGCCTGTTCGGCACCTACTTCGCGCTGATCCTGCCGTACGTCGCCGTCACGGTCCCCTTCAACATCCTGTTGCTGACCGGCTTCCTGAGGGACTTCCCCGAAGAGATCGAGCAGGCCGCGGTGGTGGACGGAGCCGGGACGTGGCGCATGGCCTGGAAGGTCGCCTTCCCGCTCATGCGTCCGGTCGTCGCCACCCTCGCGATCCTCAACGTCATCTACGTCTGGAACGAGTTCCCCTTCGCGGTCACCCTCATCAACGACCCGAACCTGACCACCGTGTCCCTCGGCGTCTCCCAGTTCCAGGGCGTCTACAGCGTCGACTACGGCGCCATGATGGCGTCCGCCACCCTCGTCCTGCTGCCGCAGCTGGCGATCTACGCGGCCTTCCAGAAGCAGGTCATCGCGGGCATGACCGCCGGCGCGGTCCGCTGA
- a CDS encoding carbohydrate ABC transporter permease: MNWLSSRRHFALMVAPALIIYSVYMIYPILYSLYYSFTNFDGVSAGGFAGLANYRQMAQDDAFWTSMRNTGIILGIALFLLIPLGFLLAVLLSGKVRGSGVLRALVFAPAIIAPILIGLIWIFILDPEIGLVNAFLLAIGVPAHPQWIGGPTLSPYSIGLVYLWQQIGFVLTIFYAGLRMLPRDVMEASSLDGASRWQQLRHIQIPMLRETFGIVTALVVTGVFKVFELVYALTGGGPVHLSEVMVSYMYHITFTTQQYGYGMALAVVVFVVGALASAATFLGNRRKGDVR, encoded by the coding sequence ATGAACTGGCTCAGCTCGCGCCGGCACTTCGCCCTGATGGTCGCGCCGGCGCTGATCATCTACAGCGTGTACATGATCTACCCGATCCTGTACTCCCTCTACTACAGCTTCACGAACTTCGACGGCGTCTCCGCGGGCGGCTTCGCCGGGCTCGCCAATTACCGGCAGATGGCCCAGGACGACGCCTTCTGGACCTCGATGCGCAACACCGGGATCATCCTGGGCATCGCCCTGTTCCTGCTGATCCCGCTGGGCTTCCTGCTCGCGGTGCTGCTCAGCGGCAAGGTGCGGGGCAGCGGCGTGCTGCGGGCGCTGGTCTTCGCGCCGGCCATCATCGCGCCGATCCTCATCGGCCTGATCTGGATCTTCATCCTGGACCCGGAGATCGGCCTGGTGAACGCCTTCCTGCTGGCGATCGGCGTGCCGGCGCACCCGCAGTGGATAGGCGGCCCCACGCTCAGCCCGTACTCGATCGGCCTCGTCTACCTCTGGCAGCAGATTGGGTTCGTGCTGACCATCTTCTACGCGGGCCTGCGCATGTTGCCGCGTGACGTCATGGAGGCCAGCAGCCTGGACGGGGCGAGCCGCTGGCAGCAGCTGCGGCACATTCAGATCCCCATGCTGCGCGAGACGTTCGGCATCGTCACCGCCCTCGTCGTGACCGGCGTCTTCAAGGTCTTCGAGCTTGTTTACGCGCTCACCGGCGGCGGCCCCGTGCACCTCTCCGAGGTCATGGTCAGCTACATGTACCACATCACCTTCACCACCCAGCAGTACGGCTACGGCATGGCCCTGGCGGTGGTGGTGTTCGTGGTGGGTGCACTCGCCTCCGCGGCCACGTTCCTCGGCAACCGCCGTAAGGGAGACGTCCGTTGA
- a CDS encoding ABC transporter substrate-binding protein, which translates to MATSPQPAPLTPRQHSGISRRLLLTATASALFFTATACGSAVNAEGGSSSDGLITLSMHNPDSKTQDPATWQLVQEFNKKHPDMKIKLEGQPVDQHEQRMTIAAQSGTLPEIFWVYDSLAKTMVKSDDLLDLGPILAENGLRAKFAPSMLAGFQQDGVQYGLPYQALVTGFYYNKTILDEHAIAVPETFDDLLAAVKKLKAAGVVPIAQGANNSSFSVWAFLTMLDRFGYEATYQDILSGKASYDNADFLRLYKHVEELAKAGAFPANMNTQTYAQAVASYTAGKAAFLDAGVWEAAKIQKTAVGKDTGFWAGPTFSDGVGDQKLVMNVPSAPFVVSAKVKEDKKKYAAVKAFLQFYYSDAGQKILVDNAQPPVTTYQPAVDAAKDSVFAAVLAEASKSGWKSPKAQPDLVVSAATASAMYDSFYGVMGGSLSPEEAVQNVQKTIK; encoded by the coding sequence ATGGCGACCTCCCCTCAGCCCGCGCCCCTGACGCCGAGACAGCACTCCGGCATCTCGCGCCGACTCCTGCTCACCGCCACCGCGAGCGCCCTGTTCTTCACCGCCACGGCCTGCGGCTCCGCGGTGAACGCGGAGGGCGGATCGTCGTCGGACGGTCTGATCACGCTGTCCATGCACAACCCGGACAGCAAGACCCAGGACCCGGCGACCTGGCAGCTGGTGCAGGAGTTCAACAAGAAGCACCCCGACATGAAGATCAAGCTGGAGGGTCAGCCGGTCGACCAGCACGAGCAGCGCATGACCATCGCGGCACAGAGCGGCACGCTGCCGGAGATCTTCTGGGTGTACGACTCGCTCGCGAAGACCATGGTCAAGAGCGACGATCTGCTGGACCTGGGCCCGATCCTCGCCGAGAACGGCCTGAGGGCGAAGTTCGCGCCGAGCATGCTCGCCGGTTTCCAGCAGGACGGCGTCCAGTATGGCCTGCCGTACCAGGCGCTGGTCACCGGCTTCTACTACAACAAGACCATTCTGGACGAGCATGCGATCGCCGTCCCGGAGACCTTCGACGATCTGCTCGCCGCGGTGAAGAAACTCAAGGCGGCAGGCGTGGTGCCGATCGCGCAGGGCGCGAACAACTCCTCGTTCAGCGTCTGGGCGTTCCTCACCATGCTCGACCGCTTCGGCTACGAGGCGACGTACCAGGACATCCTGTCCGGCAAGGCGAGCTACGACAACGCCGACTTCCTGCGCTTGTACAAGCACGTGGAAGAGCTCGCCAAGGCGGGCGCCTTCCCCGCCAACATGAACACCCAGACCTACGCCCAGGCCGTCGCCTCCTATACGGCTGGCAAGGCGGCCTTCCTCGACGCCGGCGTCTGGGAGGCGGCGAAGATCCAGAAGACCGCGGTGGGCAAGGACACCGGCTTCTGGGCCGGGCCGACCTTCTCCGACGGCGTCGGCGACCAGAAGCTCGTGATGAACGTGCCCTCGGCGCCGTTCGTCGTCAGCGCCAAGGTGAAGGAGGACAAGAAGAAGTACGCCGCGGTGAAGGCGTTCCTCCAGTTCTACTACAGCGACGCGGGCCAGAAGATCCTCGTCGACAACGCCCAGCCGCCGGTCACCACGTACCAGCCGGCTGTCGACGCCGCCAAGGACTCGGTCTTCGCCGCCGTCTTGGCCGAAGCCTCCAAGTCCGGCTGGAAGAGCCCGAAGGCGCAGCCCGACCTGGTCGTCTCCGCGGCCACGGCGAGCGCCATGTACGACAGCTTCTACGGCGTGATGGGCGGCAGCCTCAGCCCCGAAGAGGCCGTGCAGAACGTCCAGAAGACCATCAAGTAG
- a CDS encoding LacI family DNA-binding transcriptional regulator yields the protein MATISDVARLAGVSTSTVSHVINGTRPVRDETRVRVEEAVRSTGYRRDSLARALRRSRTDSIGLILTDVAEPAFAAMARGVEREAMDAGLTVLLANSGEDAELEARALEVLAERRVDGLLIAPVARSHREAITAVIDQGTPVVLIDRLGEVKADQVGVENTAPMRELVLHMVSHGHRRIALAVGDTNVSTIAERRRGYLEALDEAGLDVDETLIVTGSGRADDTRERMTGVLRRHRPSAVVAASTETAVGVLTAAKGLSLTVPEDFAFATFDGFPHTDLFRPGITAVAQPAHEVGATAMQLLISRIDGSLTSRPRTVRLEPEITYRESCGCPA from the coding sequence GTGGCCACGATTTCCGACGTTGCACGGCTGGCGGGCGTGTCCACGTCCACCGTGTCGCACGTCATCAACGGCACCCGACCGGTCCGCGACGAGACCCGCGTCCGGGTCGAGGAGGCGGTCAGGTCCACGGGTTACCGGCGGGACAGCCTGGCTCGCGCGCTGCGCCGCTCACGCACCGACTCCATCGGACTGATCCTCACGGACGTGGCCGAGCCGGCCTTCGCGGCGATGGCCCGCGGGGTCGAACGGGAGGCCATGGATGCCGGTCTGACCGTGCTGCTGGCCAACTCGGGCGAGGACGCGGAGCTGGAGGCGCGGGCGCTGGAGGTGCTCGCCGAGCGCCGGGTCGACGGCCTGCTCATCGCCCCGGTCGCCCGGTCCCACCGGGAGGCGATCACCGCGGTCATCGACCAGGGCACACCGGTCGTACTGATCGACCGCCTGGGCGAGGTCAAGGCCGACCAGGTGGGCGTCGAGAACACCGCGCCCATGCGGGAGTTGGTGCTGCACATGGTGTCCCACGGCCACCGGCGGATCGCTCTTGCCGTCGGCGACACCAACGTGTCGACCATCGCGGAACGGCGGCGCGGCTACCTCGAAGCGCTCGACGAGGCGGGCCTCGACGTCGACGAGACCCTGATCGTCACCGGCAGCGGCCGGGCCGACGACACCCGCGAGCGTATGACGGGTGTCCTGCGGCGGCACCGGCCGTCGGCGGTGGTCGCCGCGAGTACGGAGACCGCCGTAGGCGTGCTGACGGCTGCGAAGGGGCTGAGCCTGACCGTCCCCGAGGACTTCGCGTTCGCCACCTTCGACGGCTTCCCGCACACGGACCTGTTCCGGCCCGGCATCACCGCGGTCGCCCAGCCGGCCCACGAGGTCGGGGCCACGGCGATGCAGTTGCTGATCAGCCGTATCGACGGCAGCCTCACATCCCGCCCGCGCACCGTCCGCCTGGAGCCGGAGATCACCTACCGGGAGTCCTGCGGCTGCCCGGCCTGA
- a CDS encoding glycoside hydrolase family 172 protein, with translation MPSHALEHLTRPTRARTARVSSWDQRGRNQDYWTTPAHSSRVLADLEGPGRITHIWMTQFCRRTLGPGLIDPLEADTVAPVMEIHNALGVNWEEPDADYYRKVLIRITWDDEDEPAVLVPLGDFFGIGHCMPNSYQSALFTVSAKPEESLIFGGSAALNCWAPMPFNKRARIELVNENDLPIQQYFYIDYELFPDQLPKDTLYFHARWSRSNPCGGWAPDIQTNSPEVNIVDLTGEDNYVILDTEGKGHYVGCNLSVHHRQGSWWGEGNDMIWIDDDFLPNGSTSWPPSLHGTGTEDYFNHAWGMQKNAYLYHGAILHEADVPGYSVNYRFHVADPIRFEDRIRVSIEHGHGNHLADDWASTAYWYQTLPSPRATIPPLEQRLPVRPAGLPKPVPATRSGAMAEEIAVMRERYEARFERHMRHLEERTRQRGERSLQESEANIKQAAAVRRRYDERADG, from the coding sequence ATGCCCTCGCACGCTCTCGAACACCTCACCCGCCCCACCCGGGCCCGCACCGCCCGGGTCTCCAGCTGGGACCAGCGCGGCCGTAACCAGGACTACTGGACGACTCCCGCCCACTCCAGCCGTGTCCTCGCCGACCTCGAAGGCCCCGGCCGGATCACCCACATCTGGATGACCCAATTCTGCCGCCGCACCCTGGGCCCCGGCCTGATCGACCCGCTGGAAGCCGACACCGTGGCCCCCGTGATGGAGATCCACAACGCGCTCGGCGTCAACTGGGAGGAGCCGGACGCGGACTACTACCGCAAGGTCCTCATCAGGATCACCTGGGACGACGAGGACGAGCCGGCCGTCCTCGTCCCGCTCGGAGACTTCTTCGGCATCGGCCACTGCATGCCCAACAGCTACCAGTCGGCCCTGTTCACCGTCTCCGCCAAGCCCGAGGAGTCCCTGATCTTCGGCGGCAGCGCGGCACTGAACTGCTGGGCGCCGATGCCGTTCAACAAGCGGGCACGGATCGAACTGGTCAACGAGAACGACCTGCCGATCCAGCAGTACTTCTACATCGACTACGAGCTGTTCCCGGACCAACTCCCCAAGGACACCCTCTACTTCCACGCCCGCTGGAGCCGCAGCAACCCGTGCGGCGGCTGGGCACCGGACATCCAGACCAACAGCCCCGAGGTCAACATCGTCGACCTCACCGGCGAGGACAACTACGTCATCCTCGACACCGAGGGCAAGGGCCACTACGTCGGCTGCAACCTCTCCGTCCATCACCGGCAGGGCAGTTGGTGGGGCGAGGGCAACGACATGATCTGGATCGACGACGACTTCCTGCCGAACGGCTCGACCAGCTGGCCGCCCTCCCTGCACGGCACCGGCACCGAGGACTACTTCAACCACGCCTGGGGGATGCAGAAAAACGCCTACCTCTACCACGGCGCGATCCTGCACGAGGCCGACGTCCCCGGCTACTCCGTCAACTACCGTTTCCACGTGGCCGATCCGATCCGCTTCGAGGACCGTATCCGGGTCTCCATCGAGCACGGCCACGGCAACCACCTCGCCGACGACTGGGCCTCGACCGCGTACTGGTACCAGACGCTCCCGTCCCCGAGGGCCACGATCCCGCCGCTGGAACAGCGCCTTCCGGTGCGCCCGGCCGGCCTGCCGAAGCCGGTTCCCGCCACCCGATCCGGCGCGATGGCCGAGGAGATCGCCGTCATGCGAGAGCGCTACGAGGCACGATTCGAGCGCCACATGCGGCACTTGGAGGAGCGCACCCGGCAGCGCGGCGAGCGTTCGTTGCAGGAGTCCGAGGCCAACATCAAGCAGGCCGCGGCCGTCCGCCGCCGCTACGACGAGCGCGCCGATGGCTGA